The Nitrospinota bacterium nucleotide sequence TTTTTCTTTCTTTTCCTTAAGCGCATTCAGCAAATACGCAAATTGCCGTAACGCGCCGTTGAGTACACTGACAAAACTGCGGGGGCCCCCCATCATCGTGCTGAGCAGCATGGCGCGCAGCACATTCTTGCCGGGCAGGCCGCCGATCCGCTTGATCTGGTCCGCGCCGTAATAATGGCCGCCGACAACGCCGCAAATCACCGTGAGGGAGTTTTCCTTCTTGGCGTATTCGCTCACCAGCTTCGCCGCCGCCACGTCGCTTTCATAGCTGAACGCCAGCGAAACCGGGCCGGTGAACTTCTCGGCCATCGCCTCGAACGGCGTCCCCTTGGCCGCGATCCTGGCGAGCCGGTTTTTCGCGATCTTGAGCTCGACGTTTTCCGCCCGAAGTTTGGCGCGGATGGCGTCCATATCGCCGGCCTTCACGCCGCGATATTCCGCTCCCACCACGCTCACCGCGCGGGAAAACCGTTCCCTAAGCTCGACTACCTGTTTCTCTTTTTCCACTGTAGGCATGACACCACCTCTCGTTTAACCGGCCAACCCAACGGCGACGGTCTCGTCAATCTTGATTCCCGGCCCCATTGTGGTGGAGAGGGAAATGGACTTGACGTAGGTTCCTTTCGCCGTGGACGGCTTCATGCGGACAATTGTTTCAAGCACCGCCATCGCGTTCTTAAGCAGGGCATCCTTATCGAAGCTTGCCTTGCCGATCGGCGCATGCACCACCCCGGCCTTATCGGCGCGGAACTCAACACGGCCGGACCGGATTT carries:
- the rplL gene encoding 50S ribosomal protein L7/L12, with protein sequence MPTVEKEKQVVELRERFSRAVSVVGAEYRGVKAGDMDAIRAKLRAENVELKIAKNRLARIAAKGTPFEAMAEKFTGPVSLAFSYESDVAAAKLVSEYAKKENSLTVICGVVGGHYYGADQIKRIGGLPGKNVLRAMLLSTMMGGPRSFVSVLNGALRQFAYLLNALKEKKEKNPESIGGHEMSNVTSEDIKSYLNNLSVLQLVELTKSLEEAWGVSAAAPAAAAAVAGPAAAAEEKTEFTVVLASAGDKKIQVIKVVREITGLGLKEAKDLVDGAPKTVKEKIKKDEAEKMKKLLEESGATVEIK